TCTTATACGACGTATTAAGATATCGATTTTATGTAGTATACTTTTTTATAGAATAAATGTATTACCCCTGTTCGCATACCTCTTCTTTGGGCCCGTAGCTTAGATTGGCTGGAGCAATCGGCTGATAACCGGCAGGTCGAGAGTTCAAATCTCTCCGGGCCCACTCACAATAAACGTTTTTTGCTGATCTATAGAGATCGTTGTAGTGTTCTAAAAATCCCGATCGTTGCAATAAAAGTATTATTTTTCATGATTGCATTGATATTTCCTTCAACGGCGATTTCAGTACCGTTTTTTGTCACAAATATTGTTTGCACATTTCGAACAGATTGACCAGAACATACACGTTGAAATATTTGGTTACAATGTGCTATTTGATCCTTTCGGAGAATATCCTGAAACATTAATCTTTTTACCTCATCTTTTGAATATTGTAAAGCTTTCAACCAAGCAGGATTTACTTCAAAGAAGTAACCACGTGCATCAACACATTGAATAAGATCTGATGCATGTTCAAAGATACTGCGGTATTTCTCTTCGCTTTCTCGGAGTTTTTCAATTGCATATTTTTGTTCGGTAATGTTTGAAACCATAACTAAATCAAAGGTTATTCCTGTTGCTGCATCTTTGTATAATGAACCATGAATAACACCCCAAAGTTTTGAGCCGTCTTTATGAATGAATT
This genomic interval from Candidatus Thermoplasmatota archaeon contains the following:
- a CDS encoding PAS domain-containing protein, which codes for MKKTFDFKIISTENNSIDNHTDSIASEYDIIDRVLIGDQRNKTLFDWSPEAIVILNSHGVFLDANQRMYEWLGYKPEEIIGKTLSTAPFFSPEAQAAVMENFKRRMKGIDIPPYEIEFIHKDGSKLWGVIHGSLYKDAATGITFDLVMVSNITEQKYAIEKLRESEEKYRSIFEHASDLIQCVDARGYFFEVNPAWLKALQYSKDEVKRLMFQDILRKDQIAHCNQIFQRVCSGQSVRNVQTIFVTKNGTEIAVEGNINAIMKNNTFIATIGIFRTLQRSL